In the Ascochyta rabiei chromosome 17, complete sequence genome, one interval contains:
- a CDS encoding Galacturonan 1,4-alpha-galacturonidase, translating to MLALTTSSLAALLLLAPVASSVSVAENFLETLRTPRPFHALPSPNRNRTCVAESHNDLKTDDAENILQAVQDCNDGGHVIFAEKQTYTIASPLNLTGLSSIDLDIQGTLSFPADNLTYWQANSFDLQYQNATSFFILGGSDINVYGSGVVQGNGQAWWDEYVNNKKLKRPVLFAVVGLQGGSVSGLKMRNSPFWHNIIANSSDVVYSGLDLFSTSNNGNFEKNTDGWDIYRSERITIENSTITNGDDCVSFKPNSTSILVQNLRCNGTHGISVGSLGQYPSRIDYVQDILVRNITMSHSSEGARIKVWPDAYSEKSAALTGGGGRGLVRNVTYDGMVLDDVDYGLTITQCYGQDDEEECFQHPSKLNITDVTFRNIRGRTNRVFSPIVAHLVCSSPLTCWGITAENVDIRTVNGSNLVTCRNVDESLLGGLNCTGWSKGYNPA from the exons TGAGAACTTTCTTGAAACACTTCGCACACCACGTCCGTTCCACGCCCTGCCCTCACCAAACCGGAACAGAACTTGCGTAGCCGAATCTCACAATGACCTCAAGACGGACGACGCGGAGAACATCCTTCAAGCAGTTCAAGATTGCAACGATGGCGGCCATGTGATCTTTGCCGAGAAGCAGACCTACACAATAGCCTCTCCCTTGAATCTCACCGGCCTCTCCTCTATAGACCTCGACATCCAAGGCACCCTGTCCTTCCCAGCAGACAACCTCACATACTGGCAAGCCAACTCCTTTGACCTGCAGTACCAAAACGCGACATCCTTCTTCATCCTCGGCGGCTCAGACATCAACGTATACGGGTCCGGCGTGGTGCAAGGCAACGGGCAAGCATGGTGGGACGAATACGTCAACAACAAGAAGCTGAAGCGGCCGGTGCTGTTCGCCGTGGTCGGACTGCAGGGCGGCAGCGTAAGCGGCCTCAAGATGCGCAACTCGCCCTTCTGGCACAACATCATCGCCAATTCCAGCGACGTCGTCTACTCAGGTCTAGATCTATTCTCGACCAGCAACAACGGCAACTTCGAGAAGAACACGGACGGCTGGGACATCTACCGCAGCGAGCGCATCACGATTGAGAACTCGACCATCACAAATGGCGACG ACTGCGTATCCTTCAAACCAAACAGCACCTCGATACTCGTCCAGAACCTGCGCTGCAACGGCACGCACGGCATCTCCGTCGGCTCGCTAGGCCAATACCCCTCACGAATCGACTACGTCCAAGACATACTGGTGCGCAACATCACCATGTCGCATTCGTCCGAGGGAGCGCGGATCAAAGTATGGCCCGACGCGTACTCTGAGAAGTCCGCGGCCCTGACCGGCGGCGGGGGGCGGGGCCTCGTCCGCAACGTCACCTACGACGGCATGGTGCTGGATGACGTCGACTACGGCCTGACGATCACGCAGTGCTACGGgcaggacgacgaggaggagtGTTTCCAGCACCCGAGTAAGCTGAACATCACGGATGTGACGTTCCGCAATATTCGCGGCAGGACGAACCGCGTCTTCAGCCCTATTGTTGCGCATCTTGTGTGTTCGAGTCCGCTGACGTGTTGGGGGATCACGGCGGAGAATGTGGATATCCGGACGGTGAATGGGAGTAATCTGGTCACGTGCAGGAATGTGGATGAGAGCCTGTTGGGAGGGCTGAACTGTACCGGGTGGAGTAAGGGGTATAATCCTGCTTAG
- a CDS encoding Histone chaperone asf1, with protein sequence MSVVSLLGVEVKNNPAQFDAPYEFEITFECLEQLQKDLEWKLTYVGSATSNEYDQELDSVLVGPLPVGVNKFVFRADPPDLSRIPNSEIIGVTVILLSCSYEDREFVRVGYYVNNEYVDEALALEPPAKPVIEKVQRQILAEKPRVTRFAIKWDSEESAPPEFPPEQPEADLNADGDQYGLEEEEEEEEEEAEGAVVEGDDEAMAGGEETAGPAVEEEGEDSDAGSEDIDIEDSEGDEEEEEEVGDDDMEMDDGEPSTSNGDKQAQQQPGSVQQQHGADVMVH encoded by the exons ATGTCTGTCGTCTCGCTTCTCGGGGTCGAGGTCAAGAACAACCCCGCACAGTTCGACGCGCCGTACGAGTTTGAGATCACGTTCGAATGCCTTGAACAACTGCAGAAAG ATCTCGAATGGAAGCTGACTTACGTCGGCTCTGCCACCTC TAACGAATACGACCAAGAACTCGATTCTGTCCTCGTTGGCCCGTTGCCTGTGGGCGTGAACAAGTTCGTCTTCCGCGCCGACCCTCCGGATCTATCGCGCATTCCCAACAGTGAGATCATCGGCGTCACAGTCATTCTGCTTAGCTGCAGTTATGAAGACCGCGAGTTCGTTCGCGTAGGATACTACGTCAATAACGAGTATGTGGATGAGGCACTGGCCCTGGAGCCTCCAGCAAAGCCTGTCATCGAGAAGGTACAAAGGCAGATCCTGGCTGAGAAGCCGCGTGTGACGCGCTTCGCCATCAAGTG GGATTCCGAGGAGTCTGCTCCACCAGAGTTCCCCCCCGAGCAGCCTGAGGCCGACCTGAACGCCGATGGCGACCAATACGGActcgaggaggaagaggaagaggaagaggaagaggccGAGGGTGCTGTTGTGGAGGGAGACGACGAGGCCATGGCTGGTGGTGAAGAAACTGCAGGCCCTGCAGTCGAGGAAGAAGGTGAGGACTCGGACGCTGGCAGCGAGGACATCGATATCGAAGACTCTGAAGGCgatgaggaggaggaggaggaagtcGGTGACGACGATATGGAGATGGACGACGGTGAGCCAAGCACGTCCAACGGGGACAAACAAGCTCAACAACAGCCCGGGAGtgtacagcagcagcatggCGCAGATGTAATGGTTCACTAG
- a CDS encoding RNA helicase — protein sequence MAAVMSAKRPRALTNGIDVVGGVGHGGRNKRPRQSPPEDEERSTSVHDTDDSDDGERDATRENDQMIWATQQVQKDFGASKNVQNVPTDSGIIEEIRCVNFMCHVNLVITLGPLINFIIGHNGSGKSAVLTALQICLGGKATATNRAQNLKSLIKEGEDHSSVRVRIKNQGPLAFKPHLYGKSISVERHFTVTGASGFKLRDENDKIVTTKKAELEDIMDAFSMQIDNPMNVLTQDMARQFLNHSTPKDKYKFFLAGTQLETLHRDYQQIESSLELMNSREEITKEIIDSRRKEMEILVSKAKRAGSLEQMRSKERELVKQAAWAKVEEDEEELAEVETEITRLDGLIETRTAEANDASIAFERADAAVTGAQEDVTETTTQMEPKQQAVQECQEKFQAVRQEMLNLQSDERKARSDITMKRKQVTDLTAEIAQLKQRQAEADNGLYAEKQRELEEARADCEQRTETYTTHNANLPELQKQLRDTRQEQYMADQAAESVRKDEDRIRATIRNLRGDSRDWMTAYQNPDRLRKLLRAIESDSRFREAPVGPLGRHVKLVNADWGYILEKQFGSALNGFVVTSKPDQTILAELMRRNGWQSPIFIGSKNRIDTSRHEPDKSLMTWMRALNIDNDLVRNQFIINQGFEQTVLIPNSDEGARFMADRGPMSSNVKMCFTFSNGDKRRGRVINYTGGGGVNNSPIDEYRGQLRMQVDKEDQIRQEEERLEHAMRATRDAQQESKSLLEQVNACKAREANHSRLKKQLQHALQKAQDRMERLEADLSDATPDAAAIEVLEEQLATAKEDQKRCEDVYEDMVEKKLSLGDENAINKRALDAAQKEVEDLQFKLAKAQAKVRTMQGKREDALKAKNKALESIQAVEENRKLWEDERVQKQAIVDERIAEARPVAPERVAVPRGKTHDDLVNTLRRLEKTRHDTEKELGGSQQDLLRKANEAKVAHKEATDEYQSIGNIKNHLIRTLKHRQERWKQFRSGISVRARVTFSYLLAERKFRGELKIDHRSQALDIHVQPDSMEKSGGGRQTKTLSGGEKSFSTVCLLLSLWDAMGSPIRCLDEFDVFMDSVNRDRSMNMIITAARRSIGRQFIFITPQSMNNVQQDSDVKIIRMTDPERGQTALPYTRA from the exons ATGGCCGCGGTCATGTCTGCAAAGCGTCCACGCGCTCTTACCAACGGCATAGACGTGGTGGGCGGCGTTGGACATGGCGGTCGC AACAAACGGCCACGACAATCCCCGCCAGAAGACGAAGAGCGATCTACGAGTGTCCACGATACGGACGACAGCGACGACGGCGAACGGGATGCCACCCGCGAGAACGACCAGATGATCTGGGCTACGCAGCAGGTCCAGAAGGACTTTGGTGCTAGCAAGAATGTGCAGAACGTGCCGACCGACTCTGGCATCATCGAGGAAATCCGATGCGTCAATTTCATGTGTCACGTCAATCTGGTCATCACCTTGGGGCCTCTGATCAACTTCATCATTGGACACAACGGTAGTGGAAAGAGCGCAGTGCTCACGGCCCTCCAGATTTGCCTGGGTGGTAAAGCGACGGCCACCAACCGTGCGCAGAACCTCAAAAGCCTAATCAAAGAAGGAGAGGATCATAGCAGCGTGCGCGTCCGGATCAAGAACCAGGGTCCGCTGGCATTCAAACCCCACCTGTACGGCAAATCGATTTCTGTCGAGAGACATTTCACCGTTACTGGAGCTTCGGGTTTCAAGCTGAGGGATGAAAACGACAAGATTGTCACCACGAAGAAGGCAGAGCTAGAAGACATCATGGACGCATTCTCCATGCAGATTGATAACCCAATGAACGTACTCACACAAGATATGGCACGGCAGTTCCTAAACCATTCTACTCCAAAAGACAAGTACAAGTTCTTCCTCGCGGGCACGCAGCTTGAGACCCTCCACCGAGACTACCAGCAGATTGAGTCCTCGCTGGAGTTGATGAATAGTCGGGAAGAGATTACAAAGGAGATTATCGACAGTCGCCGGAAGGAGATGGAGATTCTGGTATCCAAGGCTAAACGCGCAGGCAGTCTTGAACAGATGCGTAGCAAAGAGCGCGAGCTCGTCAAACAGGCAGCCTGGGCGAAAGTGGAGGAGGACGAAGAGGAGCTGGCAGAGGTCGAGACTGAGATCACACGCTTGGATGGTCTTATTGAAACAAGGACTGCGGAAGCGAATGACGCGTCTATTGCTTTCGAACGTGCAGACGCAGCAGTCACAGGCGCGCAGGAAGATGTTACCGAAACAACAACTCAGATGGAACCAAAGCAGCAGGCAGTGCAAGAATGCCAAGAGAAGTTCCAGGCTGTGAGACAAGAGATGCTCAACCTGCAGTCTGACGAAAGAAAAGCTCGCAGCGACATAACCATGAAGAGGAAACAAGTCACTGACTTGACCGCTGAGATAGCCCAGCTCAAGCAGCGACAAGCCGAGGCTGATAATGGGCTCTACGCCGAGAAGCAGCGAGAGCTCGAAGAAGCCAGAGCGGACTGCGAGCAGAGGACAGAAACATACACCACGCACAACGCAAACCTTCCAGAACTCCAGAAGCAACTAAGGGACACACGGCAAGAGCAGTACATGGCGGATCAAGCGGCTGAAAGTGTCCGAAAGGATGAAGACCGTATCAGAGCAACTATTCGTAACCTGCGAGGAGACAGCCGTGACTGGATGACTGCATACCAGAATCCTGATAGACTACGGAAGCTACTTCGCGCTATCGAAAGCGACAGCAGGTTTCGCGAAGCGCCAGTGGGCCCTCTTGGACGCCATGTCAAACTGGTAAATGCAGATTGGGGTTACATATTGGAGAAGCAGTTTGGTTCAGCTTTGAACGGATTTGTGGTAACGAGCAAACCGGACCAAACCATCCTGGCTGAATTGATGAGAAGAAACGGATG GCAATCGCCCATTTTCATAGGGAGCAAAAACCGTATCGACACTTCCCGACACGAGCCGGACAAGTCTCTGATGACTTGGATGAGAGCACTAAAT ATTGACAACGATCTTGTGCGGAACCAATTCATCATCAATCAAGGTTTCGAACAAACGGTGCTCATCCCAAACTCTGACGAGGGCGCGCGATTCATGGCCGACCGAGGACCAATGAGCAGCAATGTCAAGATGTGCTTTACGTTCTCCAACGGCGACAAAAGACGTGGCCGTGTGATAAATTACACGGGAGGCGGCGGTGTCAACAACAGTCCGATCGATGAATACAGAGGGCAGTTGCGTATGCAGGTTGACAAAGAGGACCAGATCAG GCAGGAGGAAGAGCGACTCGAGCATGCCATGCGTGCCACGCGTGACGCCCAGCAAGAGTCTAAGAGCCTCCTGGAACAAGTCAATGCCTGCAAAGCTCGTGAAGCAAACCACTCACGTCTCAAGAAGCAGCTCCAGCACGCGCTCCAGAAAGCCCAAGATCGTATGGAGAGGCTCGAGGCAGACTTGAGTGATGCAACGCCCGATGCCGCTGCCATTGAGGTGCTCGAAGAGCAGCTGGCTACTGCTAAAGAGGACCAGAAGCGATGCGAAGACGTGTATGAAGACATGGTCGAGAAGAAGCTTTCGCTGGGCGACGAGAATGCCATCAATAAGAGGGCGCTGGACGCTGCGCAAAAAGAAGTCGAGGACCTGCAGTTCAAGCTGGCCAAGGCGCAGGCGAAAGTCAGGACAATGCAAGGCAAGCGAGAAGATGCACTCAAAGCTAAGAACAAGGCTCTGGAGTCGATTCAAGCCGTTGAGGAGAACCGAAAGCTGTGGGAAGATGAGCGTGTTCAGAAACAAGCCATTGTTGACGAACGAATCGCCGAAGCCAGGCCAGTGGCACCTGAGCGCGTTGCCGTGCCGCGAGGCAAAACCCACGACGACCTGGTCAACACGCTTCGAAGACTTGAGAAAACAAGGCACGATACGGAGAAGGAGTTGGGCGGGTCTCAGCAGGACCTTTTGCGGAAAGCCAACGAGGCCAAGGTAGCGCACAAAGAGGCCACAGACGAGTACCAGAGCATCGGAAACATCAAGAACCACCTCATCAGGACTCTGAAGCACCGGCAAGAGCGATGGAAGCAGTTCCGCTCCGGAATTTCGGTGCGGGCTCGTGTGACGTTCAGCTACCTGCTTGCGGAGCGCAAGTTCCGCGGCGAGCTCAAGATTGATCACAGAAGCCAGGCTCTTGACATCCATGTGCAACCAGATAGCATGGAGAAGTCAGGGGGCGGCAGGCAGACCAAAACGCTCTCTGGCGGCGAGAAGTCGTTTTCGACGGTGTGTCTGTTGCTCTCGCTCTGGGATGCCATGGGCTCGCCTATCCGCTGCCTGGATGAGTTTGACGTGTTCATGGACAGCGTCAACCGGGACCGCAGTATGAACATGATCATCACAGCGGCGAGACGCTCGATCGGGAGGCAGTTCATCTTCATCACGCCGCAATCGATGAACAACGTGCAGCAAGACTCGGACGTGAAGATCATCCGCATGACGGATCCTGAGCGTGGCCAGACGGCGCTCCCTTACACACGAGCGTAG